In Geobacter anodireducens, a genomic segment contains:
- a CDS encoding pilus assembly protein PilZ translates to MHDYYQLVTVADLPQDNRQILDTLTAIGAGKLPNDLRLLNYYRSIPVNFGATVESVERGSVELAVNQQQAIVMQLEKQAFLKSSHFPKDVLATVSYVNIDKCVAILANFAYAVIRSERRQFVRVEVKEKIEASFAGDGFTVAGQLNDISLGGVAISATIPSHPDAGIKGKVTLHLPGGPLEMPAHILRVITTKQSDLCIIEIQPDNRAEKGISHYIFQRQVEIIRELKDSIF, encoded by the coding sequence ATGCACGACTACTACCAGTTGGTTACGGTTGCCGACCTTCCCCAGGACAACCGGCAGATTCTGGACACACTGACAGCCATCGGCGCGGGCAAGCTGCCCAACGATCTGAGGCTCCTGAACTACTACCGCTCCATCCCTGTCAACTTCGGCGCCACGGTGGAATCAGTGGAACGGGGCTCGGTGGAACTGGCGGTGAACCAACAACAGGCCATTGTCATGCAACTGGAAAAGCAGGCGTTCCTCAAGAGCAGCCACTTCCCCAAGGATGTACTGGCGACCGTCAGCTACGTCAATATCGACAAGTGCGTGGCCATCCTCGCCAACTTCGCCTATGCGGTGATCAGGTCGGAACGTCGTCAATTCGTGCGCGTGGAAGTTAAGGAAAAGATCGAGGCGAGTTTCGCGGGGGACGGCTTCACCGTGGCCGGCCAGTTGAACGACATCTCCCTGGGAGGCGTGGCCATCTCCGCCACGATCCCCTCTCATCCCGATGCGGGTATCAAAGGGAAGGTCACGCTGCATCTGCCCGGCGGCCCCCTCGAGATGCCCGCCCATATCCTGCGGGTCATCACCACGAAACAGTCGGACCTCTGCATCATTGAAATCCAGCCCGACAACCGGGCCGAGAAGGGGATATCCCACTACATCTTTCAGCGCCAGGTTGAGATCATCAGGGAACTGAAGGACTCGATTTTCTAG
- a CDS encoding DoxX family protein produces the protein MARSNMGAVADSLALLMIRVPLGAIFIAHGSQKLLGAFGGQGLTATFRMFEEKLGVPPIFTLLAIIAEFGGGIGVLCGFLTRLSGFGIASTMAVAMYKVHWVNGFFLNGPRGNGVEYNLALLGMALALVFTGGGAWSVDRYLFKR, from the coding sequence ATGGCCAGGTCGAACATGGGCGCCGTGGCCGATTCGCTGGCGCTCCTCATGATCAGGGTGCCGCTCGGCGCCATCTTTATTGCCCATGGCTCCCAGAAGCTTCTCGGCGCCTTCGGGGGCCAGGGCCTCACCGCCACCTTCAGGATGTTCGAGGAGAAGCTGGGGGTCCCGCCGATTTTCACGCTGCTTGCCATCATTGCCGAATTCGGCGGAGGCATCGGCGTTCTTTGCGGCTTTCTCACCCGGCTGTCCGGCTTCGGCATCGCCTCGACCATGGCGGTCGCCATGTACAAGGTGCACTGGGTGAACGGCTTTTTCCTCAACGGCCCCCGGGGGAACGGCGTCGAGTACAACCTCGCTCTCCTCGGCATGGCGCTGGCCCTCGTCTTCACCGGGGGCGGAGCATGGTCCGTTGACCGTTATCTTTTCAAGCGGTAA
- a CDS encoding delta-aminolevulinic acid dehydratase, translating into MFYPTFRARRIRGKEVFRRMVSETTLSATDLIYPMFSAFGTGIRKEISSMPGIYQQSIEHIVAEAQEVYELGVPAVILFGIPETKDAVGSDAYAEHGIIQETIRALKKQVPGLAVITDVCMCEYTDHGHCGIIKDGDVDNDETLELLAREALSHAEAGADMVAPSDMMDGRVMAIREILDNNGYKNIPIMSYAVKYASGYYGPFREAAESTPQFGDRRSYQMDPGNRREAIREARMDVEEGADIIMVKPGLPYLDIVRDLREEFDLPVAVYNVSGEYSMIKAAGRAGWIDEERVMMETLLSFKRAGADLILTYHAKEAARVLKRG; encoded by the coding sequence ATGTTCTATCCCACCTTCAGAGCGCGCAGGATCAGGGGCAAGGAGGTTTTCCGCCGGATGGTCAGCGAGACCACCCTCTCCGCCACCGACCTGATCTATCCGATGTTTTCCGCCTTCGGCACGGGCATCAGGAAAGAAATTTCCTCCATGCCGGGCATTTACCAGCAATCCATCGAGCATATCGTGGCCGAGGCCCAGGAGGTTTATGAACTGGGAGTGCCGGCGGTGATCCTGTTCGGCATCCCCGAGACCAAGGACGCCGTTGGCAGCGACGCCTACGCCGAGCACGGCATCATTCAGGAGACGATCCGGGCCCTGAAGAAACAGGTGCCGGGGCTGGCGGTCATCACCGACGTCTGCATGTGCGAGTACACCGACCACGGCCACTGCGGCATCATCAAGGACGGCGACGTGGACAACGACGAGACCCTGGAGCTCCTGGCCAGGGAGGCCCTCTCCCACGCCGAGGCCGGGGCCGACATGGTGGCGCCGTCGGACATGATGGACGGCCGGGTCATGGCGATCCGCGAAATCCTGGACAACAACGGCTACAAAAATATCCCGATCATGAGCTATGCCGTAAAATATGCTTCGGGCTACTACGGCCCGTTCCGGGAGGCGGCCGAGTCGACGCCACAGTTCGGTGACCGCCGCTCCTACCAGATGGACCCGGGGAACCGCCGGGAGGCCATCCGCGAAGCCCGCATGGACGTGGAAGAGGGCGCCGACATCATCATGGTGAAGCCGGGGCTTCCCTACCTCGACATCGTCCGGGACCTGCGGGAGGAGTTCGATCTCCCCGTGGCGGTCTACAACGTCTCCGGCGAGTACAGCATGATCAAGGCCGCCGGCCGGGCCGGCTGGATCGACGAAGAGCGGGTCATGATGGAGACCCTCCTCTCCTTCAAGCGGGCCGGCGCCGACCTGATCCTCACCTACCACGCCAAGGAGGCTGCGCGGGTCCTCAAGAGAGGATAG
- a CDS encoding ribonuclease Z, whose amino-acid sequence MKNRLPFRYLEPTFCAGLLDDPVLLVNIRPLGRSILVDCGQIHHLAKRVLKSIDAVFVTHAHMDHFMGLDTLVRHIHVSPRTVELFGPPGIARKVAAKLAGYDWNLAESYWCMLRVHEVHPERIVRFTFPGSKGFPSRPDGETARTGTEIFRNGFLTVDADLCDHNTLPTLVFRIAERPTFWIDGAKIGQEGLVPGAWLRELKHRFYRGGLDGETITVAVRTVGNGAARQAREGRELFEAIRRDQEPASIGYLTDIGANETNLATVRRILANVTLLACECSFLAADEAKARTSHHLCTADVSALARELRPGWLLPMHLSKSYNTKGHLLYRELALAPETRLIRLPEHLTPRPLLPGEFPGLWKVSE is encoded by the coding sequence ATGAAGAACCGCCTCCCCTTCCGTTACCTGGAACCCACCTTCTGCGCGGGGCTCCTGGACGACCCGGTCCTCCTGGTGAATATCCGGCCCCTGGGGCGTTCGATCCTGGTGGACTGCGGCCAGATCCACCATCTGGCAAAGCGGGTACTGAAATCCATCGATGCCGTATTCGTCACCCATGCCCATATGGATCACTTCATGGGGCTGGACACCCTGGTCCGCCACATTCACGTCTCCCCGCGGACTGTGGAACTCTTCGGCCCGCCGGGGATCGCCCGGAAAGTGGCTGCAAAGCTGGCCGGTTACGACTGGAACCTGGCCGAATCCTACTGGTGCATGCTCCGGGTGCACGAAGTCCATCCCGAGCGCATTGTCCGGTTCACGTTCCCCGGCTCCAAAGGGTTTCCCAGCCGGCCCGATGGGGAAACGGCGCGGACGGGGACCGAGATCTTCCGCAACGGCTTTCTCACGGTCGATGCGGATCTCTGCGACCACAACACCCTGCCGACCCTGGTCTTCCGCATCGCCGAACGCCCCACCTTCTGGATCGACGGGGCAAAAATCGGACAGGAGGGACTCGTGCCGGGTGCATGGCTGCGGGAGCTGAAGCACCGGTTCTATCGCGGCGGGCTTGACGGGGAGACGATCACCGTGGCCGTCCGGACGGTCGGCAACGGGGCGGCGCGACAGGCCAGGGAAGGCCGGGAGCTCTTCGAGGCAATCCGAAGAGATCAGGAGCCCGCCAGCATCGGCTACCTCACCGACATTGGCGCCAACGAGACCAACCTGGCCACGGTGCGGCGGATCCTTGCCAACGTCACGCTCCTGGCCTGCGAGTGCTCGTTCCTGGCGGCCGACGAGGCCAAGGCCCGCACCTCCCACCATCTCTGCACCGCGGATGTATCGGCCCTCGCCCGGGAGCTCCGTCCCGGCTGGCTCCTCCCCATGCATCTTTCCAAGAGCTACAATACAAAGGGCCACCTCCTCTACCGGGAGCTGGCCCTTGCGCCGGAGACCCGGCTGATCCGCCTGCCCGAGCATCTTACCCCCCGGCCGCTGCTGCCGGGGGAGTTTCCGGGCCTCTGGAAGGTCTCGGAATAG
- a CDS encoding exonuclease gives MGILSTTTAICQFRVAGDIPSGDLYPWIAEHLARQAFQSIDQGVAEQSVGWVHLDDHRQMSFDVPAAFWRDHYVAFTLRRDQRKLPAALVKAYLQVAEHEHLAASPGLNRVPKQKREELKEAVRLNLLAKTLPVPSTWDAVWDTRTGIVTFTSLSAPIIELFETQFKKTFEGTRLVAIHPYARAEAVGGEGLKPALEQANLATSDAAIDLIRSNQWLGWDFLLWLLHRTMTDSSEYRVGQPGPALAGEPFVAYLNDRLVLMSAGEAGTQKITVAGPQDHFRETRTALAHGKRITESTLYLEKEENVWKLTLKGELFHFASLKSPKVAIEKGDHVDEVSEREAAFYERMYVLEQGLQLFDSLYGEFLTVRLGAGWGEELARIEGWLAGE, from the coding sequence ATGGGTATTCTTTCAACTACAACCGCCATATGCCAGTTCCGGGTCGCGGGGGATATCCCCTCCGGAGACCTCTATCCCTGGATTGCCGAACATCTCGCCCGACAGGCCTTTCAGTCCATCGATCAAGGGGTCGCCGAGCAGTCCGTGGGGTGGGTTCACCTGGACGACCATCGGCAGATGAGCTTTGACGTTCCCGCCGCCTTTTGGCGCGACCACTACGTGGCCTTCACCCTGCGCCGCGATCAGCGCAAGCTCCCGGCGGCGCTGGTAAAGGCCTACCTCCAGGTGGCCGAGCACGAGCATCTTGCCGCCAGCCCCGGCCTCAACCGGGTGCCGAAGCAGAAGCGCGAGGAGCTGAAAGAGGCGGTGCGCCTGAACCTCCTGGCCAAGACCCTGCCGGTTCCCTCCACCTGGGATGCGGTCTGGGACACCCGCACCGGCATCGTCACCTTTACCTCCCTGTCGGCTCCCATTATCGAGCTGTTCGAGACCCAGTTCAAGAAGACCTTCGAGGGGACGCGCCTGGTGGCGATCCACCCCTATGCCCGGGCAGAGGCCGTGGGCGGCGAAGGGCTGAAGCCTGCCCTGGAACAGGCCAACCTCGCCACGAGCGATGCCGCCATCGATCTGATCAGGAGCAACCAGTGGCTCGGGTGGGATTTCCTCCTCTGGCTTCTCCACCGGACCATGACCGATTCTTCCGAGTACCGCGTGGGCCAACCCGGCCCGGCTCTGGCTGGCGAGCCCTTCGTGGCCTACCTGAACGACCGCCTCGTGCTCATGAGCGCGGGGGAGGCCGGAACCCAGAAGATCACCGTGGCCGGCCCCCAGGACCACTTCCGCGAGACCCGCACCGCCCTTGCCCATGGCAAGCGGATCACCGAATCGACCCTCTACCTGGAAAAGGAGGAGAACGTCTGGAAGCTGACCCTCAAGGGGGAGCTCTTTCATTTCGCCTCCCTCAAGTCCCCCAAGGTGGCCATCGAAAAGGGCGACCACGTGGACGAGGTGAGCGAACGGGAGGCGGCCTTCTACGAGCGGATGTATGTTCTGGAGCAGGGGCTCCAACTCTTTGACAGCCTGTACGGCGAATTCCTCACGGTGCGGCTGGGTGCCGGATGGGGCGAGGAATTGGCGCGGATCGAGGGGTGGCTGGCGGGGGAGTGA
- a CDS encoding chemotaxis protein CheX, which produces MALSFTVKEATYNEADLVGHIVESVKKIFSTMIFIDDIVDEYPLAKPESHFIASISGMVGLGGDFSGMVGIHIPIEFARESTASMLGMGLDELEGEDDIRDAVGEITNMLAGEIKMLFSANNLSVCLSTPSIISGSDYTVEVVSSGAAVVVPFNRNEYRFLATLQIEA; this is translated from the coding sequence ATGGCGTTGAGTTTTACCGTCAAGGAAGCCACCTACAACGAAGCGGATCTGGTGGGACACATCGTTGAGTCGGTCAAAAAAATATTCTCGACCATGATCTTCATAGATGACATTGTCGATGAGTATCCCCTTGCCAAACCCGAATCCCACTTCATCGCCAGCATTTCGGGCATGGTCGGCCTGGGCGGCGATTTTTCGGGGATGGTGGGAATCCACATTCCCATCGAATTCGCTCGGGAGTCCACTGCTTCCATGCTCGGCATGGGATTGGATGAACTCGAAGGCGAAGACGATATTCGCGACGCCGTGGGAGAGATTACCAACATGCTCGCCGGCGAGATCAAGATGCTCTTTTCCGCCAATAACCTCTCGGTGTGCCTTTCCACCCCGTCGATCATCTCCGGCAGCGATTATACGGTGGAGGTGGTTTCCAGCGGGGCCGCCGTGGTGGTCCCCTTCAACCGCAATGAATATCGCTTCCTGGCAACGCTGCAGATCGAGGCGTAG
- a CDS encoding methionyl-tRNA formyltransferase: MAGLRIIFMGTPEFACPTLRKLIERGEEVIAVVTQPDRPKGRGQKLVPPPVKALAQEHGIPVLQPLKVRTPESVDEIRRLAPDLIVVVAFGQILPQSLLDIPKHGCINIHASLLPRYRGAAPLNWCLINGETETGITTMMMDAGLDTGDMLVKRAIPIEPDEDAQSLHDRLSQLGAETIDETLDLLLAGKLVREKQDDSLTCYAPLLKKEDGLVDWTREPVHVKNQVRGFTPWPGAYTFLDGKTLKLYRVAVAGETGAPGEILRACREGILVGCGSGSILIQELQLEGRKRLPTAEFLAGFRLEPGTRLGDAGSVEN, translated from the coding sequence ATGGCCGGACTGCGCATCATCTTCATGGGAACCCCCGAATTTGCCTGCCCCACGCTCAGGAAGCTGATCGAGCGCGGCGAGGAGGTCATCGCCGTCGTCACCCAGCCCGACCGCCCCAAGGGGCGCGGCCAGAAGCTCGTGCCGCCGCCGGTGAAGGCCCTGGCCCAGGAGCACGGCATCCCGGTGCTCCAGCCTCTCAAGGTGCGAACCCCGGAGTCCGTCGACGAGATCCGCCGGCTCGCCCCCGATCTCATCGTCGTGGTGGCCTTCGGCCAGATTCTGCCCCAGAGCCTGCTCGACATCCCGAAGCACGGCTGCATCAACATTCATGCCTCGCTTCTTCCCCGCTACCGGGGAGCGGCTCCCCTCAACTGGTGCCTCATCAACGGCGAGACCGAGACCGGGATCACCACCATGATGATGGATGCGGGCCTCGACACCGGGGACATGCTCGTGAAACGGGCCATCCCCATCGAGCCCGACGAGGACGCCCAGTCCCTCCACGACCGCCTGTCGCAACTGGGTGCCGAGACCATCGACGAGACCCTCGATCTCTTGCTGGCCGGCAAACTGGTGCGCGAAAAGCAGGATGATTCCCTCACCTGCTACGCTCCCCTGCTCAAGAAGGAGGACGGCCTCGTCGACTGGACCCGAGAGCCGGTGCACGTCAAGAACCAGGTGCGGGGCTTTACCCCGTGGCCGGGAGCCTACACTTTCCTGGACGGAAAGACCCTCAAGCTCTACCGGGTGGCTGTTGCCGGGGAAACCGGCGCGCCCGGCGAGATCCTGAGGGCCTGCAGGGAGGGAATTCTCGTGGGGTGCGGCTCCGGCAGCATTCTGATCCAGGAGTTGCAGCTGGAGGGACGCAAGCGGCTCCCCACCGCCGAGTTCCTCGCCGGATTTCGCCTGGAGCCGGGAACGCGCCTTGGCGATGCAGGGAGCGTGGAGAACTGA
- a CDS encoding peptide deformylase, whose amino-acid sequence MVRTILTYPDPVLKKKAVPVTIINDATRELVRDMAETMYDAQGVGLAAPQVGVSQRVIVIDVSPRDERPELIVCINPVIIHAEGESYEEEGCLSVPKYSANVHRHERVVVKSLDLEGEEVVHRAEGLLAIAFQHEIDHLDGVLFVDHLSALKKEMFKKKYRRMTEEE is encoded by the coding sequence ATGGTACGCACGATCCTCACCTATCCCGATCCGGTGCTGAAGAAAAAGGCGGTGCCGGTTACCATCATCAACGACGCCACCCGCGAACTGGTTCGCGACATGGCCGAAACCATGTACGATGCCCAGGGCGTCGGGCTGGCGGCCCCCCAGGTCGGCGTGAGCCAGCGGGTGATCGTCATCGATGTGTCCCCGCGCGACGAGCGGCCCGAGCTGATCGTCTGCATCAACCCGGTCATCATTCATGCCGAGGGGGAATCCTACGAGGAGGAGGGGTGCCTTTCGGTCCCCAAGTACTCGGCCAACGTTCACCGCCACGAGCGGGTGGTGGTCAAGTCCCTCGACCTGGAGGGAGAGGAGGTCGTCCATCGGGCGGAGGGTCTGCTTGCCATCGCCTTCCAGCATGAGATCGACCACCTGGACGGCGTCCTTTTCGTGGATCACCTCTCCGCGCTCAAGAAGGAAATGTTCAAGAAAAAATACCGCCGCATGACCGAAGAGGAGTGA
- a CDS encoding 4Fe-4S binding protein, producing MSNRYMQPLRIAIQWGFLVFMLYLGVRLYLFAQHFRTGGAAPFVSRPDGVDGFLPISGLLGLKDWLAGGAINPVHPAAVVVFVTVVAVSLLLKRSFCSWICPVGTLSELLWKRGFALFRRNLRPPRWLDVALRGLKYLLLAFFLYSILWVMPPPAVKAFIFMDDHLIADVKLLNFFLHLSGIPLVVILVLLVLSLPVRNPFCRYLCPYGALLGLVSLLSPVKVTRERAVCVSCGVCTQVCPAYIPVMATERVNSEECIGCWRCVSHCRAQGALSMKLTGRRVAVSGIVFAVLVVVIFVGGSVAGRATGHWKSQIPYAEYVRLLGP from the coding sequence GTGAGCAACCGCTACATGCAGCCCCTCCGAATCGCCATTCAGTGGGGATTTCTCGTTTTCATGCTCTACCTGGGGGTGCGGCTGTATCTCTTCGCACAACACTTCCGCACCGGGGGCGCGGCCCCCTTCGTGTCCCGTCCCGACGGCGTGGACGGATTTCTCCCCATATCGGGCCTGCTGGGGCTCAAGGACTGGCTTGCCGGCGGAGCCATCAACCCGGTGCATCCCGCGGCCGTGGTGGTCTTCGTGACGGTAGTGGCGGTGTCGCTCTTGCTCAAGCGCTCCTTCTGCTCCTGGATCTGCCCTGTGGGTACCCTGTCGGAACTGCTCTGGAAGCGTGGCTTCGCCCTCTTCCGCCGCAATCTGAGACCTCCCCGCTGGCTCGATGTGGCCCTGCGCGGCCTGAAGTACCTGCTCCTGGCCTTCTTTCTCTATTCAATTCTGTGGGTCATGCCGCCTCCGGCGGTAAAGGCCTTCATTTTCATGGATGATCACCTGATTGCCGATGTGAAACTGCTGAACTTCTTTCTGCACCTGTCAGGCATCCCCCTTGTGGTCATCCTGGTGCTGCTGGTCCTGTCGCTGCCGGTGCGCAACCCCTTCTGCCGCTACCTCTGCCCCTACGGGGCGCTGCTCGGCCTCGTCTCCCTCCTCTCGCCGGTGAAGGTGACGCGGGAGCGGGCCGTCTGTGTTTCCTGCGGAGTCTGTACCCAGGTCTGTCCGGCCTACATCCCGGTCATGGCCACGGAGCGGGTCAATTCGGAAGAGTGCATCGGCTGCTGGCGCTGTGTCAGCCACTGCCGTGCCCAGGGGGCCCTGTCCATGAAGCTCACCGGCAGGCGGGTGGCTGTCAGCGGCATCGTTTTCGCCGTGCTGGTGGTGGTGATCTTCGTTGGGGGATCCGTTGCGGGGCGCGCCACCGGACACTGGAAATCACAGATTCCCTACGCCGAGTACGTGCGGCTTCTGGGGCCGTGA
- a CDS encoding lactate utilization protein C — protein MSLTTELMDWTHEQKCRKAVAALEKNGFTAVYCPSGKEAFDYILAEAADTRSIGFGGSLSVVDLQVIDRLREMGKELLIHGLPGLSLEERVAIMRRQLTCDLFLTGTNALTLSGWLVNIDATGNRVASMFFGPRTVIVVAGRNKIVDGGVTEAIERVKEWASPPNARRLSYKTPCATTGFCSDCNSPDRICRITTVIDRKPRLTDLRVLVVNEDMGL, from the coding sequence ATGTCACTTACCACGGAACTCATGGACTGGACCCATGAACAGAAATGCCGCAAGGCGGTGGCCGCCCTTGAAAAGAACGGCTTCACCGCCGTCTATTGCCCGAGCGGCAAGGAGGCCTTCGACTACATCCTGGCCGAGGCGGCGGACACCCGGAGCATCGGCTTCGGCGGCTCCTTGTCGGTAGTTGATCTGCAGGTGATCGACCGGCTCCGGGAGATGGGCAAGGAACTCCTGATCCACGGCCTGCCGGGACTTTCCCTTGAAGAACGTGTCGCCATCATGCGGCGCCAGCTCACCTGCGACCTCTTTCTCACCGGCACCAACGCCCTTACCCTCTCTGGCTGGCTCGTGAACATCGATGCCACGGGGAACCGGGTGGCCTCCATGTTCTTCGGCCCGCGCACAGTGATCGTTGTGGCCGGCAGGAACAAAATCGTGGACGGCGGGGTAACGGAAGCCATTGAACGGGTTAAGGAATGGGCATCGCCCCCCAACGCCCGACGGCTCAGCTACAAGACCCCCTGCGCCACCACCGGCTTCTGCTCCGACTGCAACTCCCCGGACCGGATCTGCCGGATCACCACGGTGATCGACCGCAAACCCCGGCTCACGGACCTCAGGGTCCTGGTGGTAAACGAAGACATGGGGCTCTAG
- a CDS encoding competence protein ComF, whose translation MIIRALLDILFPPLCHLCRAPIPGAEELHLCPACLARAKPIGSPLCTVCGVPFATEGGIDHRCGDCIVSPPPYEGARAAYLFEGPVQELVHRFKYGHRTHLRRPLALLAAERLTSFVAEAAPDLIIPVPLHRSRLRERGFNQAILMGELLARQWRIPLHRATLGRVRATPPQVGLTSAQRRENIRGAFAVPSPAALAGRRVLLLDDVFTTGSTIAECALVLRKAGAAAVHAATVARTP comes from the coding sequence GTGATCATCCGGGCGCTGCTCGACATCCTCTTCCCACCCCTCTGTCACCTGTGTCGCGCCCCCATCCCGGGGGCGGAGGAGCTTCACCTCTGCCCCGCCTGCCTCGCCCGGGCAAAGCCGATCGGCTCGCCCCTCTGCACTGTGTGCGGAGTTCCCTTCGCCACCGAGGGGGGAATCGACCACCGCTGCGGCGACTGCATCGTCTCCCCGCCTCCCTATGAGGGAGCCCGGGCCGCCTACCTCTTCGAGGGACCGGTACAGGAACTGGTGCACCGCTTCAAGTACGGCCACAGGACGCACCTGCGCCGCCCCCTGGCCCTCCTGGCAGCGGAACGGCTCACGTCCTTCGTGGCCGAGGCAGCCCCCGACCTGATCATCCCGGTCCCCCTCCACCGCTCCCGCCTCCGGGAGCGCGGCTTCAACCAGGCGATCCTCATGGGCGAACTGCTTGCCCGACAATGGCGCATCCCTCTGCACCGCGCCACCCTGGGCCGGGTCCGCGCCACGCCCCCCCAGGTGGGGCTCACTTCCGCCCAGCGGCGGGAGAATATCCGGGGGGCCTTTGCCGTCCCCTCTCCCGCTGCACTGGCCGGCCGCAGGGTACTCCTGCTGGACGACGTCTTCACCACGGGAAGCACCATAGCCGAATGCGCCCTGGTCCTCCGGAAGGCCGGAGCCGCCGCAGTCCACGCGGCAACCGTTGCCAGAACCCCCTAG
- a CDS encoding hydrogenase encodes MAGNDDGNDLVKQYCKSSGSWEEQGISRRGFLKFCTAMSAVLALPVTLVPRIAEALEDDKRPSVIWLEFQSCTGDTEALLRAANPTVADIVLDVLSVDYAETIMAAAGFQAEAARHATMKARSGTYIAVVEGAIPTGANGAYCCIGGRSALDITREVCGGAMATITVGTCASYGGIPAAAPNPTGAVGVKDAVPGATVINLPGCPVNTDNLVATIVHLLTFGAPPATDGKGRPLFAYGKRIHDNCERRPHFDAGQYVEQWGDQAHRAGHCLYKMGCKGPETFHNCPSQRYNEKTAWPVSAGHGCAGCSEPHFWDSMTPLYKRLPNVPGFGVETTADQVGLGIAAATAAAFGIHGVVSALRKGNDSGDEKEG; translated from the coding sequence ATGGCAGGCAACGACGATGGCAACGACCTGGTGAAACAGTATTGCAAGAGCTCGGGATCATGGGAAGAACAGGGGATTTCCCGGCGTGGATTCCTGAAGTTCTGCACCGCAATGTCGGCGGTGCTGGCCCTGCCGGTTACCCTGGTGCCACGAATCGCCGAGGCCCTGGAGGATGACAAGCGCCCCTCGGTCATCTGGCTCGAATTCCAGAGCTGCACCGGCGATACCGAAGCGCTTTTGAGGGCCGCCAACCCCACCGTGGCAGACATCGTTCTGGACGTCCTTTCCGTGGACTACGCCGAGACCATCATGGCTGCGGCGGGCTTCCAGGCCGAAGCAGCCAGGCACGCAACCATGAAAGCGCGATCCGGCACGTACATCGCCGTGGTGGAGGGAGCGATCCCCACCGGAGCCAACGGCGCCTACTGCTGCATCGGCGGCCGGTCGGCCCTGGACATCACCCGGGAAGTCTGCGGCGGCGCCATGGCAACCATTACCGTTGGCACCTGCGCCTCTTACGGCGGCATTCCGGCGGCCGCGCCCAACCCGACCGGCGCGGTCGGCGTCAAGGATGCGGTGCCGGGGGCCACGGTGATCAACCTCCCCGGCTGCCCCGTCAACACCGACAACCTGGTGGCCACCATCGTCCATCTGCTCACCTTCGGCGCCCCACCGGCCACCGACGGCAAGGGTCGTCCCCTCTTCGCCTACGGCAAACGGATTCACGACAACTGCGAGCGGCGGCCCCATTTCGACGCTGGCCAGTATGTGGAGCAGTGGGGCGACCAGGCTCACCGGGCGGGCCACTGCCTCTACAAAATGGGGTGCAAAGGGCCTGAAACCTTCCACAACTGCCCTTCCCAGCGCTACAACGAAAAGACCGCTTGGCCGGTTTCGGCGGGCCATGGCTGCGCCGGTTGCTCCGAGCCCCACTTCTGGGATTCCATGACACCGCTCTACAAGCGGCTCCCCAATGTGCCCGGCTTCGGCGTGGAGACCACGGCCGACCAGGTCGGCCTGGGGATCGCTGCGGCCACGGCGGCCGCATTCGGCATCCACGGCGTGGTGAGCGCCCTGCGCAAGGGGAACGATTCCGGCGACGAGAAGGAGGGGTAG